Proteins encoded within one genomic window of Tigriopus californicus strain San Diego chromosome 12, Tcal_SD_v2.1, whole genome shotgun sequence:
- the LOC131891339 gene encoding uncharacterized protein LOC131891339 gives MKSSWIGSLAFVVVLANLFQPSLQNPEALITSLSQLPQADQLDWVLRYLEENSPHRYPDTLDFALSILTQKDVNPKIRSLYKNYIDRLVSRVMKKRAPEEPAYFEDDRRPIMTDIRMKKSAQFHSNPLSAIRIRRATDYKFPLSDIRLRKRNFFTDSVPLSAVRIKKTLPEMGYRPVYGFRPLLSDIRIKKDFMEESPHIVPLSDIRLKKKTIDFQDGVKRNAVMDLSDVRMKKENMDSGSAETYSEDPVTAIFDQLVETYPYWAHRSNQE, from the exons ATGAAGAGCTCATGGATCGGCTCCTTGGCCTTTGTTGTGGTGCTTGCCAATCTGTTCCAGCCTTCGCTTCAAAACCCCGAGGCCTTGATCACAAGTCTGAGCCAACTTCCACAAGCGGATCAATTGGATTGGGTTCTACGTTACTTGGAGGAGAACTCG CCTCATCGTTATCCCGACACATTGGATTTTGCTCTATCCATCCTGACGCAAAAG GATGTTAATCCAAAGATTCGATCCCTGTATAAAAATTACATTGACAGACTAGTCTCGCGGGTCATGAAGAAGCGCGCCCCAGAGGAGCCCGCCTACTTCGAGGACGATCGTCGACCAATCATGACAGATATCCGAATGAAGAAGTCCGCTCAGTTTCACTCGAACCCGCTTTCGGCCATCCGGATACGTCGAGCCACCGACTACAAATTCCCCTTGTCGGACATCAGATTACGGAAGCGTAACTTTTTCACGGACAGCGTACCGCTTTCCGCGGTCCGCATCAAGAAGACGTTACCTGAGATGGGGTATCGGCCAGTGTACGGCTTTAGGCCGTTGTTGTCGGATATTCGAATtaagaaggacttcatggaggAATCGCCTCATATTGTGCCTCTCTCAGATATTCGGCTCAAAAAGAAGACGATCGACTTCCAGGATGGAGTGAAACGAAATGCAGTAATGGACCTCTCGGACGTTCGAATGAAGAAGGAGAACATGGACTCTGGCTCAGCCGAGACGTATTCAGAAGACCCAG TTACAGCTATTTTCGACCAACTAGTGGAAACCTATCCTTATTGGGCCCATCGTTCAAACCAAGAATAA